Proteins encoded by one window of Panicum virgatum strain AP13 chromosome 7N, P.virgatum_v5, whole genome shotgun sequence:
- the LOC120683355 gene encoding uncharacterized protein LOC120683355 → MPRGSALPCLVALDILFCYNLKAIFYYNSESSSSFELPCLRRIHLQELSLLEHLRDDDAVLAAPAWEELHVRGCWSLRRLPRLIDRRSGKKAVTVSGERAWWTKLRWDDRDDSHRGSYEPRLPPASASIRERVIIKSYLR, encoded by the coding sequence ATGCCACGTGGATCTGCGCTGCCATGTCTCGTGGCGCTCGACATCCTCTTCTGCTACAATCTCAAGGCAATTTTCTACTACAATAGCGAGTCGTCTTCTAGTTTCGAGCTCCCATGTCTTCGGAGGATCCACCTCCAGGAGCTGTCCCTGCTGGAGCATCTTCGCGACGACGACGCCGTCCTGGCCGCGCCCGCGTGGGAGGAGCTCCACGTCCGCGGCTGCTGGAGCTTGCGCCGCCTCCCGCGCCTCATCGACCGACGATCAGGCAAGAAGGCCGTGACGGTGAGCGGGGAGCGGGCCTGGTGGACCAAGCTCCGCTGGGACGACCGGGACGACTCGCACCGCGGCAGCTACGAGCCCAGGCTTCCCCCGGCATCCGCCTCCATCCGCGAGCGCGTCATCATCAAGAGCTACCTCAGGTGA